In Sphingomonas sp. Leaf357, a single genomic region encodes these proteins:
- a CDS encoding CHC2 zinc finger domain-containing protein — MSNPFATYGASRTRRSIPRDDGAAFRQRVDDAKTQHNLSDIIRRHTHLKRRNPREMVGLCPFHQEKSPSFEVNDAKGTFYCHGCGVGGDHMTVLTKLDGLTFSEALAMLSGDQFPVVSEADRAKRKTADASAVAERVAIGRNIWSRSVPAIGTPAEVYARSRGIVMDLPDSVRFVMAPRWRNPETGEVGRDYPAMVCALQDVAGEVVGVQCVFLADGGRKKYERVRDDGTKAKAKLTFGTVVGSAFRASSMSSATPVEIIACEGPEDGLTLAQGLPGASVYVACGTALLPRLTFPSSVRSIVLAGDNNDAGRVAVTNAAEAFGAQGCTVRAMFPADGFKDWNDELRGIRA; from the coding sequence ATGAGCAACCCTTTCGCGACCTACGGGGCAAGCCGTACCCGGCGCTCGATCCCCCGTGATGATGGTGCTGCGTTCCGCCAGCGGGTGGACGACGCCAAGACCCAACACAACCTCTCCGACATCATTAGACGGCACACCCACCTCAAACGCCGTAACCCGCGTGAGATGGTTGGGCTGTGCCCGTTCCATCAGGAGAAGTCGCCCAGCTTCGAGGTAAACGACGCCAAGGGCACGTTCTATTGCCACGGGTGCGGGGTGGGCGGCGACCATATGACCGTGCTGACTAAGCTCGACGGCCTGACCTTCTCCGAGGCACTGGCGATGCTGTCGGGCGATCAATTCCCGGTCGTGTCCGAGGCGGATCGTGCGAAGCGCAAGACGGCGGACGCCTCGGCGGTAGCGGAGCGGGTGGCGATCGGGCGGAACATATGGTCCCGTTCGGTCCCGGCGATCGGCACGCCGGCCGAAGTCTACGCCCGGTCGCGGGGGATCGTCATGGATCTCCCGGATAGCGTCAGGTTTGTGATGGCCCCTCGCTGGCGCAACCCGGAGACGGGCGAAGTCGGGCGGGACTATCCGGCGATGGTCTGCGCGTTGCAGGACGTGGCGGGCGAGGTCGTCGGCGTGCAGTGCGTGTTCCTCGCCGACGGTGGCCGGAAGAAATACGAGCGGGTCCGCGACGACGGCACGAAAGCCAAGGCTAAGCTGACCTTCGGGACAGTCGTAGGATCGGCATTCCGCGCAAGCAGTATGTCAAGCGCTACGCCGGTCGAGATAATCGCCTGTGAGGGGCCAGAGGATGGCCTGACGCTGGCGCAGGGGCTTCCGGGTGCATCGGTCTACGTCGCGTGCGGCACGGCGCTCCTACCTCGTCTCACGTTCCCGTCGTCGGTGCGGTCGATCGTGCTGGCCGGTGACAATAACGACGCGGGGCGGGTGGCCGTTACTAACGCCGCCGAGGCGTTCGGCGCGCAGGGCTGCACAGTGCGCGCGATGTTCCCCGCCGACGGCTTCAAGGATTGGAACGACGAACTCAGGGGGATACGAGCATGA
- a CDS encoding ribbon-helix-helix protein, CopG family, with product MSLEPSSSPESGRSFVHDGKVHFRANSDLIARAEAFADREGMSLSELIRAALRRELREAA from the coding sequence ATGTCCCTTGAACCCAGCAGCAGCCCTGAATCCGGTCGGTCATTTGTTCACGACGGCAAGGTTCATTTTCGCGCGAACTCGGACTTAATCGCGAGGGCGGAGGCTTTCGCCGATCGCGAGGGCATGAGCCTGTCGGAGTTGATCCGCGCCGCCCTTCGCCGCGAACTGCGAGAGGCGGCATAA
- a CDS encoding CC0125/CC1285 family lipoprotein, with protein MSQSRLKFSGALLAATATLALGACATETSYRPATGSGFARTGYSDRQIEQNRYLVSFSGNSYTSRDTVERYLLFRAAELTLSRGFDNFILVDKQTDLRSRTYSTPSIGGGFGYGGGFGYGFGGWGPSWRYRGRGFGWRSWDGFGGDPFWDRGVDIQTIDKFEANAEIVLGKGPKPRDNIRAFDARAVVDSIGPSVVVPK; from the coding sequence ATGTCGCAGTCCAGATTGAAATTCAGTGGCGCGTTGCTCGCCGCTACCGCAACCCTCGCCTTGGGCGCATGCGCGACCGAGACGTCGTATCGACCGGCCACCGGGTCGGGCTTCGCCCGCACCGGCTATAGCGATCGCCAGATCGAGCAGAACCGCTACCTCGTCAGTTTCTCGGGCAACAGCTACACATCGCGCGACACGGTCGAGCGGTATCTGCTGTTCCGCGCCGCCGAACTGACGCTGTCGCGCGGGTTCGACAACTTCATCCTGGTCGACAAGCAGACCGATCTGCGCAGCCGTACCTACAGCACCCCGAGCATTGGCGGAGGCTTCGGTTATGGTGGCGGATTCGGTTACGGGTTCGGCGGCTGGGGGCCGAGCTGGCGCTATCGCGGTCGCGGGTTCGGCTGGCGCTCGTGGGACGGCTTCGGCGGCGACCCCTTCTGGGATCGCGGCGTCGATATCCAGACGATCGACAAGTTTGAGGCCAATGCCGAGATCGTGCTCGGCAAGGGTCCCAAGCCGCGCGACAACATCCGCGCCTTCGACGCCCGTGCGGTGGTCGACAGCATCGGGCCGAGCGTGGTGGTTCCGAAATAA
- a CDS encoding helix-turn-helix domain-containing protein produces the protein MTQITATVADACRMTGLGKTKLYELMNAGTIKSVTVGRRRLLKVDSLHALVSEAA, from the coding sequence ATGACTCAAATCACCGCGACTGTGGCCGACGCCTGCCGAATGACCGGGCTCGGCAAAACAAAACTCTATGAGCTGATGAACGCTGGGACGATCAAGTCCGTCACGGTCGGGCGGCGTCGCCTGCTCAAAGTGGACAGCCTGCATGCCTTGGTCAGCGAGGCCGCGTGA
- a CDS encoding tyrosine-type recombinase/integrase: MAKLNVKSVLSAKPGRHGDGGGLYLIVKPTLARSWILRVVVDGRRRDIGLGSTAKLSLAEARERAAELRKHALNGRDPVTERDRKEFIPKTFKEAAQAVHEAKKAGWGSKTADAFLSSLADHAYPILGDLLVEHIDAADVARALKPIWTSKPAMAAKVRQRIGSVLSYSKASKWRTTEAPTQSLSQLLSRQGVSTPMAAMPYAEVPAFMQDLRIKTETMGRLALLFTIATAARSGEARNTRWSHIDLERRLWNRPAEVMKSKVAHTVTLNDFALGILRRAAALRIGQADTLVFPAKSGGALSDMTVSKIMRDAGLPYVPHGFRSSFRDWAAELMPNIPDAVAEAALAHAVPDKVVAAYKRTQFLEMRRQLLDGWGVYLSGDSNVLPLWDAERRA, translated from the coding sequence ATGGCGAAGCTCAATGTCAAATCCGTATTGTCGGCCAAGCCGGGAAGGCATGGCGATGGGGGCGGTTTATACCTGATCGTCAAACCAACCCTCGCGAGGTCGTGGATCCTGCGTGTCGTAGTCGATGGTCGCCGCCGCGACATCGGTCTCGGATCGACCGCCAAGTTATCGTTGGCAGAGGCGCGCGAGCGCGCGGCCGAGCTACGGAAGCACGCCTTAAACGGCCGCGACCCGGTTACCGAGCGTGACCGTAAGGAGTTCATCCCCAAGACGTTCAAAGAGGCGGCTCAGGCGGTGCATGAGGCGAAGAAGGCGGGGTGGGGGAGTAAGACCGCCGACGCATTTCTTTCGTCGCTGGCAGACCACGCCTACCCGATCCTCGGCGATCTGCTGGTTGAGCATATCGATGCGGCAGACGTGGCGCGGGCGCTGAAGCCGATCTGGACGAGCAAGCCGGCGATGGCCGCGAAGGTGCGCCAGCGTATCGGGTCGGTGCTGTCCTACTCGAAGGCGTCGAAGTGGAGGACGACGGAAGCACCGACGCAATCGCTTTCGCAACTGCTTAGCCGCCAGGGCGTCAGCACGCCAATGGCCGCGATGCCTTATGCCGAAGTGCCGGCGTTCATGCAGGATCTACGGATCAAGACGGAAACGATGGGGCGGCTGGCGCTGCTGTTCACGATCGCCACGGCGGCGCGGAGCGGCGAAGCTCGCAACACCCGCTGGAGCCATATCGACCTTGAGCGGCGGCTGTGGAACCGCCCGGCCGAGGTGATGAAGTCAAAGGTAGCGCACACGGTGACGCTGAACGACTTTGCCCTTGGTATCCTGCGACGCGCGGCGGCTCTACGCATTGGACAGGCGGATACGCTGGTGTTCCCGGCAAAGAGCGGCGGCGCGCTCAGCGACATGACGGTTTCCAAGATTATGCGGGACGCTGGATTGCCTTACGTCCCGCACGGGTTCCGCAGCTCGTTTCGCGATTGGGCGGCGGAGTTAATGCCGAACATTCCCGATGCAGTCGCGGAGGCGGCGCTCGCCCATGCGGTGCCCGACAAGGTAGTCGCCGCCTACAAGCGCACGCAGTTCCTCGAAATGCGCCGCCAGTTGTTGGATGGGTGGGGTGTTTACCTGTCGGGGGATAGCAACGTGCTGCCCCTGTGGGATGCGGAGCGGCGGGCGTGA
- the secA gene encoding preprotein translocase subunit SecA: MLGGLAKSLFGSSNDRYVKSLGGIVAKIASFEPAVSAMSDEDLAAQTVKFRARLAEGETLDSLLPEAFATVREAASRVLGQRHYDVQMIGGIVLHRGEIAEMRTGEGKTLVATLATYLNALPGEGVHVITVNDYLAARDAEWMGQVYNFLGLTTGTIIPNLTDQQRRDAYAADITYGTNNEFGFDYLRDNMKYERSQMVQRPFAMAIVDEVDSVLIDEARTPLIISGPTDDKSDLYRSVDLVVKQLVPEDYEKDEKQKTIILTEDGTEKVERMLETAGLLQGDNLYDFENTQVVHHLNQALRAIVMFKADTDYIVKDGKVIIIDEFTGRMMDGRRWSDGLHQAVEAKEGVTIEPENQTMASITFQNYFRMYPKLSGMTGTAATEAAEFYDIYKMNVVTIPTNVEVKRVDEEDEFYKDTADKFAAIAKKIKHHAELGQPVLVGTVSIEKSELLSDFLVKEGVEHKVLNARFHEMEAHIVAQAGRKSAVTIATNMAGRGTDIKLGGNLEFRMLDEHPDLVLGTPEYETAAARITTEIEAEKQAVLAAGGLFVLGTERHESRRIDNQLRGRSGRQGDPGLSRFYLSLDDDLLRIFGPDTLFARMMRNNIGDGEAIGSKWLSKAIETAQKKVEARNYDIRKQVVEYDDVMNDQRKVVYEQRSDIMDAATVGEVVEDMRTETVNAIVGAACPPNSYPEQWDVAGLRERLMTTLAIDPQIEAWLEEEAIDPELVEERVRTQADEQVAAKAAQLEPDVWIQVEKSILLQNLDHHWKEHLATLDALRQVVHLRAYAQKTPINEYKQEAFSLFERMLENIREDVTRTIAFAEFQAQQAPALPDLPDFITTHFDPFTGDDNSNDVDAGSLGLIQTRIPPLSIPQPSGEDFGSDPEEWAGKVSRNAPCPCGSGNKYKHCHGAV, encoded by the coding sequence ATGCTCGGCGGGTTAGCCAAATCGCTCTTCGGATCGTCCAACGACCGGTACGTCAAATCGCTCGGCGGAATCGTCGCGAAGATCGCCTCGTTCGAACCCGCCGTTTCGGCGATGTCGGATGAGGATCTCGCCGCGCAGACGGTGAAGTTCCGCGCCCGCCTGGCCGAGGGCGAGACGCTCGACAGCCTGCTGCCGGAGGCATTTGCGACCGTGCGCGAGGCGGCCAGCCGCGTGCTGGGCCAGCGCCATTACGACGTGCAGATGATCGGCGGCATCGTGCTGCATCGCGGCGAGATCGCCGAGATGCGCACGGGCGAGGGCAAGACTCTGGTCGCCACGCTCGCCACCTATCTCAACGCGCTGCCGGGCGAGGGCGTGCACGTCATCACCGTGAACGACTATCTCGCCGCGCGCGACGCGGAGTGGATGGGGCAGGTGTACAACTTCCTCGGCCTCACCACCGGCACGATCATTCCGAACCTGACCGACCAGCAGCGCCGCGATGCCTATGCCGCCGACATCACCTACGGCACGAACAACGAATTCGGCTTCGACTATCTGCGCGACAACATGAAGTACGAGCGCAGCCAGATGGTGCAGCGCCCGTTCGCGATGGCGATCGTCGACGAGGTCGACTCGGTGCTGATCGACGAGGCGCGCACGCCGCTGATTATTTCCGGCCCGACCGACGACAAGTCCGATCTGTATCGTTCGGTCGATCTGGTCGTGAAGCAATTGGTGCCCGAGGATTACGAGAAGGACGAGAAGCAGAAGACGATCATCCTGACCGAGGACGGCACGGAGAAGGTCGAGCGCATGCTGGAGACGGCCGGGCTGCTGCAGGGCGACAATCTCTACGATTTCGAGAACACGCAGGTCGTCCATCACCTCAACCAGGCATTGCGTGCGATCGTGATGTTTAAGGCCGACACCGATTACATCGTCAAGGACGGCAAGGTCATCATCATCGACGAGTTCACTGGGCGCATGATGGACGGCCGGCGCTGGTCGGACGGCCTGCATCAGGCGGTCGAGGCCAAGGAGGGCGTGACGATCGAGCCCGAGAACCAGACGATGGCCTCGATCACCTTCCAGAACTATTTCCGCATGTACCCCAAGCTGAGCGGCATGACCGGTACGGCGGCGACCGAAGCGGCGGAATTCTACGACATCTACAAGATGAACGTCGTGACGATCCCGACCAATGTCGAGGTGAAGCGCGTCGACGAGGAAGACGAATTCTACAAGGACACCGCCGACAAATTCGCGGCGATCGCCAAGAAGATCAAGCATCATGCCGAACTCGGCCAGCCGGTGCTGGTCGGCACGGTCTCGATCGAGAAGTCCGAACTGCTCAGCGACTTCCTGGTCAAGGAAGGCGTCGAGCATAAGGTGCTGAACGCGCGCTTCCACGAGATGGAGGCGCATATCGTCGCCCAGGCCGGGCGCAAGTCGGCGGTGACGATCGCGACCAACATGGCCGGTCGCGGCACCGACATCAAATTGGGCGGCAATCTCGAATTCCGCATGCTGGACGAGCATCCCGATCTCGTGCTCGGCACGCCCGAATACGAGACGGCCGCGGCGCGCATCACGACCGAGATCGAGGCCGAGAAGCAGGCCGTGCTGGCGGCGGGCGGGCTGTTCGTGCTCGGTACCGAGCGGCATGAGAGCCGCCGCATCGACAACCAGCTGCGCGGCCGTTCGGGCCGCCAGGGCGATCCCGGCCTGTCGCGCTTCTATCTCAGCCTCGACGACGATCTGCTGCGCATCTTCGGCCCGGACACGCTGTTCGCGCGGATGATGCGCAACAATATCGGCGATGGCGAGGCGATCGGCAGCAAGTGGCTGAGCAAGGCGATCGAGACCGCGCAGAAAAAGGTCGAGGCGCGCAACTACGACATCCGCAAGCAGGTCGTCGAATATGATGACGTGATGAACGATCAGCGCAAGGTGGTGTACGAACAGCGCAGCGACATCATGGATGCCGCGACGGTCGGCGAAGTGGTCGAAGACATGCGCACCGAGACGGTCAATGCGATCGTCGGCGCGGCGTGCCCGCCAAATTCGTACCCCGAGCAATGGGACGTGGCCGGCCTGCGCGAGCGGCTCATGACGACGCTGGCGATCGATCCGCAGATCGAGGCGTGGCTGGAGGAAGAGGCGATCGATCCCGAACTGGTCGAGGAACGCGTTCGCACCCAGGCCGACGAGCAGGTCGCGGCCAAGGCGGCGCAGCTGGAGCCGGATGTATGGATCCAGGTCGAGAAGTCGATCCTTTTGCAGAATCTCGACCATCACTGGAAGGAGCATCTGGCAACGCTCGATGCGCTCCGCCAGGTCGTCCACCTGCGCGCCTATGCCCAGAAAACGCCGATCAACGAGTATAAGCAGGAAGCCTTCTCGCTGTTCGAACGCATGCTCGAGAATATCCGCGAGGACGTCACCCGTACGATCGCCTTCGCCGAATTCCAGGCGCAGCAGGCGCCGGCGTTGCCCGACCTGCCGGACTTCATCACGACGCATTTCGACCCGTTCACCGGCGACGACAACAGCAACGACGTGGATGCCGGGTCGCTCGGTCTGATCCAGACGCGCATTCCGCCACTGTCGATCCCGCAGCCCTCGGGCGAGGATTTCGGCAGCGATCCGGAGGAATGGGCGGGCAAGGTGAGCCGCAACGCGCCGTGCCCATGTGGGTCGGGCAACAAGTACAAGCATTGTCACGGCGCGGTCTGA
- a CDS encoding AAA family ATPase, with translation MSATPIPLHERMAGAKPYSAPEAESVTVNATPYLWRDPAQIKPREWVYGRSIQRGHVRAILAPGAAGKTILSIGEALAMATGRSLLGQSVPGGPKRVWLWNLEDDGEELARIIQAACKHWSIGPEHIRDKLFVDSALEGAALKLAVSTATDGLVVNRPLVTALTDEMLGRGIDYLHVDPFVSSHAANENDNMEIDTIAKEWAMVAKNAKAGIGLAHHVSKAGAAEVTALSGRGAVALINACRSVMVLNRMSDEEARGWGIEEERRRRYFRVYDDKNNRAPPSDKSDWFTMASVSLGNGENDEGDNMGVVIPWSPPDAFEGVTPEDLLAIQRVIDAVSGKERYRADVQAAAWVGKLVADHFGLSAESSVKADRARINKILGTWFATGALLRVVDRDAKGNDRTYVEVGTWAVQGVAPTSDKQVGKGGEVGVLQHPHPTCPPIGAGVGRVGAGGKYQGGENRGGEAAAINPALVRSPVVFPDRGPARSTRGMIRAKGETGDDWSI, from the coding sequence ATGAGCGCAACACCCATCCCCCTGCACGAACGCATGGCTGGGGCGAAACCCTACAGCGCGCCCGAGGCCGAATCTGTCACGGTCAACGCCACGCCGTACCTGTGGCGCGATCCTGCCCAGATCAAGCCGCGTGAGTGGGTCTATGGCCGCTCGATCCAGCGCGGGCACGTTCGGGCAATCCTCGCCCCCGGCGCGGCTGGCAAGACGATCCTGAGCATCGGCGAGGCGCTGGCTATGGCGACAGGTCGCAGCCTGCTCGGCCAATCCGTGCCGGGTGGCCCTAAGCGGGTTTGGCTCTGGAACCTCGAAGACGATGGCGAGGAACTTGCGCGCATCATTCAGGCGGCGTGCAAGCATTGGTCGATTGGCCCCGAACACATCCGCGACAAGCTGTTTGTCGATAGCGCGCTGGAAGGCGCGGCGCTGAAGCTGGCAGTCTCGACGGCAACCGATGGGCTGGTCGTGAACCGTCCGCTGGTGACGGCCCTTACCGACGAGATGTTGGGCCGGGGAATTGACTATCTGCACGTCGATCCGTTCGTGTCGTCACACGCGGCGAATGAGAACGACAATATGGAGATCGACACGATCGCCAAGGAGTGGGCCATGGTCGCGAAGAATGCAAAAGCGGGGATCGGCCTGGCGCATCACGTCAGCAAGGCCGGTGCGGCCGAAGTTACCGCGCTCTCCGGTCGGGGTGCCGTGGCGCTGATCAACGCTTGCCGCTCGGTGATGGTCCTCAACCGTATGAGCGACGAGGAAGCCCGCGGCTGGGGCATCGAGGAAGAGCGCCGTCGCCGATACTTCCGCGTGTACGATGACAAGAACAACCGCGCGCCACCGTCCGACAAATCGGATTGGTTCACCATGGCATCGGTCAGCCTCGGCAACGGCGAGAATGACGAAGGCGATAACATGGGCGTCGTCATCCCGTGGTCGCCGCCCGACGCATTCGAGGGCGTCACTCCGGAGGATCTCTTGGCTATCCAGCGCGTGATTGACGCCGTGAGTGGCAAGGAGCGCTATCGGGCGGATGTGCAGGCAGCGGCCTGGGTGGGGAAGCTGGTGGCCGACCATTTCGGCTTGAGCGCGGAAAGCAGCGTCAAGGCCGATCGCGCCCGGATCAATAAGATTCTGGGCACATGGTTCGCGACCGGCGCGCTGCTCAGGGTCGTGGACAGGGACGCCAAGGGCAATGATCGCACCTATGTCGAAGTCGGAACATGGGCCGTTCAAGGCGTCGCCCCCACCTCTGACAAGCAGGTGGGGAAAGGTGGGGAAGTGGGGGTCCTACAGCATCCCCACCCCACCTGCCCCCCTATAGGGGCAGGGGTGGGGAGGGTAGGTGCTGGCGGCAAATATCAAGGTGGGGAAAATCGAGGTGGGGAGGCTGCTGCTATCAATCCCGCGCTGGTTCGGTCGCCGGTCGTGTTCCCTGATCGCGGGCCGGCTCGATCAACGCGGGGCATGATCCGGGCAAAGGGTGAGACAGGTGACGACTGGTCGATCTGA
- a CDS encoding helix-turn-helix domain-containing protein, with protein MARAALGLSIIDLGKAAGVRAATVSNFESGGDAYASTIAKLQTALETRGVAFVGDGEASLNGGEGVRLRL; from the coding sequence ATGGCGCGGGCGGCTTTAGGGCTGTCGATCATCGATCTAGGCAAAGCGGCTGGTGTCCGCGCGGCGACGGTGTCGAACTTCGAAAGCGGGGGTGATGCTTACGCTTCCACAATTGCTAAGCTGCAAACGGCGCTGGAGACCCGGGGGGTCGCCTTCGTCGGCGACGGGGAAGCTTCGCTAAATGGGGGCGAAGGGGTTCGTCTACGTCTGTAA
- a CDS encoding helix-turn-helix domain-containing protein, which translates to MNMTNSASRTWDGDQLNVTRADGGRVTATRIQAAELILLDFANSHPVPDCAHGLDDFLDRFDTHEDIAEHLPAARQEIARERATGGSPVTISTLRLQKGMSQMQLAEAIGTSQSMLSLIETRRQKPGEETIRALARELNVSFDALMDALDNG; encoded by the coding sequence ATGAATATGACGAACTCGGCTTCCCGTACCTGGGACGGTGATCAGCTCAACGTTACTCGCGCTGACGGAGGCAGAGTTACGGCAACCCGCATCCAAGCCGCCGAATTGATCTTGCTGGATTTTGCTAATTCGCATCCTGTACCCGATTGCGCGCATGGGTTAGATGATTTTCTTGATCGATTTGATACCCACGAAGATATTGCTGAGCACCTTCCTGCTGCGCGTCAAGAGATTGCGCGCGAGCGGGCGACAGGTGGCAGCCCGGTGACGATCTCGACGCTGCGGCTTCAAAAAGGCATGTCCCAAATGCAGTTAGCTGAGGCAATTGGTACTAGCCAATCGATGCTTTCATTAATTGAAACACGTCGCCAGAAACCAGGTGAAGAAACTATACGGGCGCTCGCGCGGGAGCTTAACGTCTCGTTCGACGCTTTGATGGACGCCCTTGATAATGGCTGA